The DNA sequence ACCGATGTCCGTGCCGGGAATCGACCTCTCGAAGTACGACCCCCGCTCGCACTACTCGCCCGAAGAGTACGCCTCCCGCGTGGCGAAGCTCCGCGCGGAGCGGGAGCAGTGGCTCGCGCAGTTCCCCGGTCTCGACCCGTCGATTCCGGCGGCGATCGAAGGCCGCCGCTGACCGCGGGCCGGTAGCGGCGCGATGGCGAAGACGGCGGAGAACGAGGCCAGGGCCTTCCGGGAGGGCCTCGAGGACATCGTCGCCGCCGAATCGGCGATCTGCTTCATCGACGGCGCCCGCGGCGTCCTCTCCTACCGGGGCTACGACATCCACGATCTCGCCGAGCACTCCTCCTTCGAGGAGGTCTGCTTCCTGCTGTGGGAGGGAAGGCTCCCGACGGCGCCGGAGCTCGCCGAGCTGAAGGCCGCGCTCGGCGCCGAGCGGGCGGTCCCCGACGAGATCCTCTCGCTCGTCCGGGGCTTCCTCGAGCACCGGATGATCCCGATGGACGTCCTGCGGACGGCCGTGTCGGCGCTCTCGGAAACCGATCCGGACGTCGGATCCAACGAGCCGGCGGCGAACCGCCGGAAGGCGGTGCGCCTGACCGGCCGGATGGCGACGATCGTCGCCGCGATCCGGCGCTTTCGCCACGGCCTCTCCCCGGTCGAGCCGGACCCCGCGCGCGGTCACGCGGAGGATTTCCTGTGGATGATGAACGGAGAGCCTCCTTCCGCCGAGATGACCCGGGCCCTCGACACGGCCCTCGTCCTCCACGCGGATCACGAGCTGAACGCCTCCACCTTCGCCGCCCGCGTCACCGCCGCCACCCTTTCCGACATGCATTCGGCGATCGTGTCCGCCATCGGCACCCTCAAGGGTCCTCTCCACGGGGGCGCCAACGAGGCGGTCATCCGGATGCTGATCGAGATC is a window from the Thermoanaerobaculia bacterium genome containing:
- a CDS encoding citrate synthase, coding for MAKTAENEARAFREGLEDIVAAESAICFIDGARGVLSYRGYDIHDLAEHSSFEEVCFLLWEGRLPTAPELAELKAALGAERAVPDEILSLVRGFLEHRMIPMDVLRTAVSALSETDPDVGSNEPAANRRKAVRLTGRMATIVAAIRRFRHGLSPVEPDPARGHAEDFLWMMNGEPPSAEMTRALDTALVLHADHELNASTFAARVTAATLSDMHSAIVSAIGTLKGPLHGGANEAVIRMLIEIGDLSRVDDAIRSRLAEKKKIMGFGHRVYTTEDPRATHLRRMSQELAESSGDAKWYEMSRRIELLMNQEKSLNCNVDFYSASTYYMLGIPPDLYTPIFALSRCAGWTAHVMEQHRNNRLIRPRAEYVGPVYPQGYVPLDQR